One window of Candidatus Methylomirabilis lanthanidiphila genomic DNA carries:
- a CDS encoding Transposase IS116/IS110/IS902 family protein: GVAPFNRDSGTKRGRRAVWGGRAAVRAVLYMATVAASRCNPVITAFYARLLAAGKAKKVALTACMHKLLLILNAMVKHQTPWRDNLALTS; encoded by the coding sequence GGCGTCGCCCCGTTCAACCGGGACAGCGGGACCAAGCGCGGTCGCCGCGCGGTGTGGGGCGGACGGGCCGCCGTCCGGGCGGTGCTCTACATGGCGACCGTGGCCGCCAGCCGCTGCAATCCGGTCATCACGGCGTTCTACGCCCGGCTGCTCGCAGCCGGGAAGGCCAAGAAGGTGGCGCTGACCGCGTGTATGCATAAGCTGCTGCTCATCCTGAATGCGATGGTCAAACATCAGACCCCGTGGCGAGACAATCTCGCGTTGACCTCTTGA